A portion of the Scylla paramamosain isolate STU-SP2022 chromosome 32, ASM3559412v1, whole genome shotgun sequence genome contains these proteins:
- the LOC135089291 gene encoding phosphoacetylglucosamine mutase-like, translated as MTGRDGNCDRSGRRGWRVAGSLAGRRGQSPVSMESGRMFAETVRVAKESHPKTTTKTIKYGTAGFRTKAEELDFVMYRMGILAAMRSRDTRAAIGVMITASHNPVPDNGVKLVDPQGEMLAPAWEAHATTLVNATDDGIAAALEAITSAAKINTGNAALVIVGRDTRPSSNSLRDAVLAGVAAAGGEVRDLGVVSTPVLHYMVTCHNDGGEYGEPTIEGYYKKISQAFVTLRSGGASNGNYEPVILFDGANGVGALAMEEFTKHLQDSLKVTMYNKGEGILNHLCGADYVKVQQKWPEGVPKTQNVRCVSVDGDADRVMYSFVDSSGQYYMLDGDKIATLVAGYLKELVAGSGLKLNLGLVQTAYANGASTAYITEKLGVPVACVKTGVKHLHHAAQDFDIGVYFEANGHGTVIFSNSARQAIKEAAKAKNAQAEKLAQVLDVINETVGDAISDMLLVETVLHARGWSALDWNAAYTDLPNRQMKVMVADRAVITTTDAERVCVTPAGLQDSINKIVANFPKGRSFVRPSGTEDVVRVYAEASTQENTDSLAVQVACAVYEQAGGVGDRPKPPC; from the exons ATGACAGGTAGAGATGGCAACTGTGACAGGAGCGGCCGGCGAGGTTGGCGCGTGGCTGGCAGCCTGGCAGGGCGGCGCGGCCAGTCACCTGTCAGCATGGAAAGTGGGAGGATGTTCGCCGAGACAGTTCGTGTAGCAAAGGAATCTCACCCTAAAACAACCACTAAGACAATTAAATATGGAACAGCGGGATTCAGGACGAA GGCTGAGGAACTGGACTTCGTCATGTATCGCATGGGCATCCTGGCAGCCATGCGGTCCAGGGACACCAGAG CGGCCATTGGGGTCATGATCACTGCCTCACACAACCCAGTGCCAGACAATGGAGTGAAGCTGGTGGACCCTCAGGGAGAGATGCTTGCCCCTGCCTGGGAAGCACACGCCACCACGCTGGTCAATGCCACCGATGACGGGATTGCTGCAGCACTGGAGGCCATCACCAGTGCTGCCAAGATCAACACTGGGAATGCTGCTCTTGTTATCGTTGGCAGAGACACAAG GCCGAGCAGCAACAGCCTGCGTGACGCTGTGCTGGcgggtgtggcggcggcgggtggggaggtgagggaccTTGGCGTTGTCTCTACACCAGTGCTGCACTACATGGTGACCTGCCACAATGATGGCGGAGa GTATGGTGAGCCAACCATTGAGGGATACTACAAGAAAATTTCTCAGGCTTTTGTTACTCTTCGGTCTGGCGGCGCCTCCAATGGAAACTATGAACCTGTGATTTTGTTTGACGGAGCAAATGGAGTGGGAGCACTGGCCATGGAGGAATTCACGAAGCACCTGCAGGACTCCCTCAAGGTCACCATGTACAACAAAGGGGAGGGCATCCTCAACCACTTGTGTGGGGCTGACTATGTCAAG GTGCAGCAGAAGTGGCCAGAGGGTGTGCCCAAGACCCAGAATGTGAGATGTGTGTCGGTGGATGGAGATGCAGACCGTGTGATGTACAGCTTTGTGGACAGCAGTGGCCAGTACTACATGTTGGACGGGGACAAAATTGCTACCTTGGTTGCTGGCTACTTGAAGGAGTTGGTAGCAGGATCTG GGTTGAAGCTTAACCTTGGTCTTGTCCAAACTGCCTATGCCAATGGAGCATCCACCGCCTACATCACAGAGAAGCTTGGCGTGCCTGTGGCGTGCGTCAAGACTGGTGTCAAGCACCTGCATCACGCTGCTCAGGACTTTGATATTGGTGTTTACTTTGAGGCAAACGGTCACGGTACTGTGATCTTCTCCAACTCTGCCAGGCAAGCCATCAAGGAAGCTGCCAAGG CTAAAAATGCTCAAGCTGAGAAGTTGGCCCAGGTACTTGATGTCATAAATGAGACGGTTGGGGATGCCATCTCTGACATGCTGCTGGTGGAGACGGTGCTTCATGCTCGTGGCTGGTCAGCACTGGACTGGAATGCTGCCTACACTGACCTTCCAAACAGACAAATGAAG GTGATGGTGGCTGACAGGGCTGTGATCACCACGACTGATGCAGAGCGAGTCTGTGTCACACCGGCAGGCTTACAAGACTCCATCAATAAAATCGTTGCCAACTTCCCAAAAGGCAGGTCTTTTGTGCGGCCTTCAGGTACAGAGGATGTTGTTCGAGTGTATGCAGAGGCCTCGACTCAAGAGAACACGGACAGTCTAGCAGTGCAGGTTGCATGTGCGGTTTATGAGCAGGCTGGTGGTGTGGGAGACAGACCAAAACCTCCTTGTTAA